A DNA window from Rhineura floridana isolate rRhiFlo1 chromosome 11, rRhiFlo1.hap2, whole genome shotgun sequence contains the following coding sequences:
- the LOC133367827 gene encoding olfactory receptor 6M1-like → MEKGNKTIVTEFILLGFQTVRSVEILIFITFFFVYALTIMGNVTLITLVLTNHHLQLPMYFFLSNLSFLELMITSTVMPKMLINIITGKKNISFVGCLTQSFFYFLMGSTEFFILAVMSIDRYVAICYPLRYASIMNSKACFQLLLGSWVGGFLIILVPSIVTAGLSFCGPNIVNHFFCDSAPLLKLVCGDTSLAERVDFGTSSILLLGSLLITVVSYIYIIIAVLKIPSAQGRQKAFSTCVSHITVVILYYGSSIFIYVRPTKGNILDFNKIGTVLNTMVTPMLNPFIYSLRNEKVKDSLRVIFNQRKLILKK, encoded by the coding sequence ATGGAGAAAGGTAATAAGACTATTGTGACTGAATTCATCCTTCTGGGATTTCAGACCGTTCGCTCTGTTGAGATTCTGATCTTCATCACCTTCTTCTTTGTGTATGCATTGACCATTATGGGTAATGTCACACTAATTACACTGGTACTTACCAATCACCATCTTCAATTGCCCATGTATTTTTTCTTGAGTAATCTCTCATTCCTGGAGCTCATGATCACTTCAACCGTCATGCCTAAGATGCTAATAAATATAATCACAGGAAAGAAGAACATCTCTTTTGTGGGCTGTCTTACTCAGTCATTCTTCTATTTCCTTATGGGCTCAACTGAATTTTTCATCCTGGCTGTAATGTCCATTGACCGTTACGTTGCAATATGCTACCCCCTGCGCTATGCATCCATTATGAACAGCAAAGCCTGTTTCCAGCTCCTTTTGGGGtcatgggttggtggtttcttgATTATTCTAGTTCCCAGCATTGTGACAGCTGGTCTATCATTCTGTGGCCCAAATATTGTCAACCACTTCTTCTGTGACAGTGCCCCCTTACTCAAGCTTGTCTGTGGTGACACATCATTGGCTGAAAGGGTTGATTTTGGGACTTCTTCCATATTGCTTCTGGGTTCACTTCTCATAACAGTTGTGTCATACATTTACATTATTATTGctgtcctgaagataccatcagcACAAGGGCGACAAAAGGCCTTCTCAACCTGTGTTTCTCATATCACTGTGGTAATATTGTACTATGGGAGCTCTATCTTCATTTATGTCCGTCCCACTAAAGGGAACATTCTGGATTTCAACAAAATAGGCACTGTACTGAACACAATGGTGACACCCATGCTAAATCCTTTCATATACAGTCTGAGAAATGAGAAAGTGAAGGATTCCCTTAGAGTTATCTTTAATCAAAGAAAACTAATTCTTAAGAAATGA